The Helianthus annuus cultivar XRQ/B chromosome 11, HanXRQr2.0-SUNRISE, whole genome shotgun sequence region cgtgtccgcccaacacggccccgtgctgaacaatctgcagaaaatcgcccagttcaagtaactggacacgggccgtgttcattgaacacgccccccgtgtccaggcttctgtttctttttattaatttttgtcactggcacctgaacacggggccgtgcccggtcaccatggggccgtgtccaggatgccagtaacataaaattttgcttttaacacccttttacacattcaatcaacctaaaaacttatttttgggacacattgaggacaatgtgtaatttaagtgtggggggggggggatgctaaagccttgaatcttgcaagtcctaataacaagtcttacacaaaactctattggaaccgctaaccaccccaaattttttcaaaaattttcattttttctttttacttgtctaagtttaagttgggaattcaagttctaacaaggttatatttttacaagtttacaaccgatagcgtcgtgataaaaagaaccaacataagaaaattatgaaacggcgtgacaagcttagttaaaatttgattatatatacttgatcacataaaaaccctttcccacaaaagtgagttttgagcctttatcgagcatacaaatacatatctttacactaaatgctcatttttcgtttcttgtgtgaatagccgcttggttcgtacgactctagaacttgccacgacaatacattcccggtccttaccaacttaaacccaagtaagtaaatgatggaggcattaggactaaccctttttctttctacaccattatttttcattttttaccacctacccaaaatccccctagttaacccctttgagcctaaatcttttcatttcttaacccaaaacaatcacccttttacccacctaaacctttttattttaaccctttcttttagtaacaacgttcggttttcttatgacttaaaaaatatatatatatatgaattttgatgaaaccaaataaacaaacaagtccatcaaaaataaatttgtttgaaacaaatggttcatcaaaatgaaataaaaatgtgaaaaataaaaagtctttaaaaaaccgacgtttgttacgctttttgcccttttactaaccactaacccaaccacccacctttagcccaagcctaacccttcacccaaaaagtcctcttgatatttacaaaggtatatagttaaaaaggaggaggattgattgcttggcaagcttatggtagaagtaagttccatgccgctctcgagtgattcactaaaatacaccttcggccgagtgttgagtgattccccgtgaggcataaaactaaccctttttagtactaatgttggaaaaagtatgcttttgtcttccttttgtattttcaggattaaatgagctcaaatgaacaaaagaagcaaaaagacagctaaatctaacataaatacaagaaaaggaacaaaagtggcatgcccgacctcccgacagcatcttcccaagcaaaacaaagaagacataagactgaacacgccccgtgctcagtgagcacggggccgtgccaaagtgacagcagaaaagacaaactcatagaagcttctgttgcccaccacggggccgtgcccagcggacacgggggcgtggtcaacttcctgcaggcgcatttattgaaattgcgaattgcaattaatgaagagagagagtcagatggacacggggccatgcccagcggacacggggccgtgcccgagcttctgttcagcctataaataggagtgtttggagctcttgcaactcatcccttggcacaccacctctctcacacttcacccaccacccaccaccatcacaacaccatcatccaccaccatcatccattgtccatcttagagtgtgtgagtcgtctcgggatccaagattcatcgtaagagttcttgacaatcaaaggccatgtttgcctaagtctcttacatcacttggtgaagacaagtgtttagtgtaatactttttatttttaatcttttgcactttttaattggttttgtattaatgactttaattactagtttcttatgttgaaggtgattcttccttatcgtttgtccgtggtgtcttggcattattttaatgtctatataaaataaaagattttcaccattcatatctccacggtctatatggaggtatgttggctacttggtcgggagttaagggaacggtttggtaagagtcttgccattgtttagtgtatagatcctgcaaaggacctgggtcaaatttagtaggacctccttcaatacccaaaggtattggatggcgggggtccaaactctttgaccccctcataagttaaactactattaaaactttaacccggctacttaggactgtatccctgctgactcagactacttagccgagggtaacgttgccttcaaaagaggggcctaccacattatgcattaataacttaattaattatctttcaatacttcgaccctttaggattgtatccttgctgactcaaactactgggttgagggtaacgtcgccttcaaaagaggggcctactacaataacttagataatctcttaaacaagtgcaaaagtgcaaaaataatcaaaggttacactacacacgagtcggatccaagtgattcatgttgtctatctgttttattttattttatttttcagcattttagttagttttattttcttagtttaaaaacctttttctaacattttgatcgattagacgttgaggataaaccggtactaaaagctcttgtgtccttggacgatctcgatatcttaccaacattatactacgtccacgatgggtgcacttgcccatatgtgtgtttagtgttagtaaatatcgtgttttataaatttaaaacttggctaaaaagggcttaaaatatatacctaaaacatatacacacttacgcacaaCAATGAGTCATGATCCCATGTCAACGAtgatattattttttttgaaactAGCGATGGTATTATAATAACTAAGGTTTAGGTTATGATCATGACTTCAACCATGTGCTTAATTTAAACAATGTAACAATTGTGTTATTGACGAAACTTACATGTTGGCGAAACCTCTTAGAACGACGAAACGTCTTGGAGTTTCGTTACCTTGACCAACAGAATGTGAATATGCACAATATGAGTTGAGTGGGTTAAATTTGCTGATGAATGATGTGTTAAGGAACTTATGATGCATACTGTTACTATTACTGATGAATGACGTATAACGCACATAACTGTGGGCATTGTTGCAATACATATATATGAATTGTAGGAATTGTATGATATGAGCTGTATAACTACCGTTTTGCTTGTAACGCGCATTATGACTATACATGAACGTAAACTGATTACGAGTACTTGAATACAATAGGGTGAGACTGTTTAAGTGTGAACGAgtagttaatcttaccgagcaaaccaaggtgagttcactgcctttttccaagcatgcatctcGGGGAGGGACACCAACGCTTGTTTATTGGGATGCTTGTtattattactcagtttctatcacataagacaccttacatctaccgacagttgccggggaggcaacgaggttattagttgatagcgctattaggtttggcaccctaaCACCGTATCGGGGAGGACAAGcatgaactaatttccttaaagcatgaccaatgttttgatagagacattggggttgggcaaacacatcttgtagccatttcgataatcgagttaataacaacatcgaatcaaattgttaaactgttttacacatgtatctggtaactaaactcagtaacaaaactttgaactcaccagcgtcgtctgacacacttgtttgcatgcttatAGGTCGTTAGCCGTCTTGCATTGGGACTTGccgtctggagtagctggagtggtcatgggtcgactggatggatttatgttattgatttcttgatacaatactttggttttggaactgtttaattttgcttccgctgaatactttggttttcacttagacttgttgatggtattttattaataattaaggattttattgtgaaacttgtacgcgttcaatgtaattagtggctcgttattggtatgtcgcacgcctaacagggacattctctaggtggtattttgggggtgtgacacatacatacatacatacatacatacatacatacatacatacatacatacatacatacatacatacatacatacatacatacatacatacatacatacatacatacatacatacatacatacatacatacatacatacatacatacatacatacatacatacatacatacatacatacatacatacatacatacatacatacatacatacatacatacatacatacatacatacatacatacacatacatacatacatacatacacacacacacatacacacatacacacatacacacacacacacacatacagacacacatacatacatacatacatacatacatacatacatacatacatacatacatacatacatacatacatacatacatacatacgtacgtacgtacgtacatacatacatacatacgtacgtacgtacgtacatacatacatacatacgtacatacatacatacatacatacatacatacatacatacatacatacatacatacatacatacatacatacatacatacatacatacatacatacatacatatatatctaTATTGAAGGGGGTTATCCACTACACACAAAATtgaagggggggggggagggtatGTTGGGGTAAAAGGGGTTATGGGGGGTTATGAGTACACAAAGGCTAAGAAGGACTCATAAGTTAATATGACATGTACCAAAATAAAAATTTATGCATATTTAGTAGGAAAGTCTTTATTGGAAATGTCTAAAATACTCTTCAATCCTTCATTACGTTGAGTGTATATTTCATATGATATTCAATGGTATATAGATTTTGTATATTTATATATGATATTCAATGGTATATTGATTTTGTATATTTCACAGTCGTTAAAAGCTAGCCTCTTGCACGGCCCCGTTTTCAGGCGAGGCGAGGCAATTGGTCTTTAAGTCGTGACAATTGCACTTAATTCTCCAGGTGATGATTCAGGCTTGGATTCCGGCGCGATTCCTAGATTCCTGAGAGTTaccggccaaattctctaaattccggCAAAATTCTAGCCAaatttctacttttatctaagGAAAACTACTTTCTACACCAATACATTAATATTTTAGAACTTTTTGTACTACTAGATGATATTAACTGTTATATAATAGGTTTTGTTTATTTTATCTGTAGAATATTATTAATTTTCTAATAcgtaatatatattttatttcttttcaTGGTGCATTTTCTTTTCTCAGGCCCTCGTTTTTTTGGGACTCGTGCCTAGGTCCTAAGCGAAGCTTATGCGTCTTGAGTGTGCCTTTAATAACTAAGATATATTTGTTCTAAAACTACTGCAGGTGACAAGATGGGTGGGTAGGTTAGATCGAGTAGCGGGTCAAAACGTGTTCGGTTTTAAATGGGCCATCTTTCTTGGCGTGGAGCGGGTGGGTGGGTTGTGCATGGTTTTTAGAACATGACACATATCATATATACAACCATTTAAGTAATCACTTTCTTAATGTTCCCTAGCATTACATTTAATTATCAATTTTAGACCAAAACTAATGTCATACATAAACATTATATATATGCAAATTTGTGTTCAGacaaaaaattattttttttttatccaACTGTGGAAAAAATAATGGTTTCCCTTATAAATTTGCATGCACATGCATACACGTAATTAATCTATAAAACATTGCATGGAGGTGTGTTTTTACACGTGCACTCAATTATATTTGAGTTACACTTTTGTTTTTTTGACAAAATTAAGGTCAGAAATTTTAGGAAAGTTGTTTCAGACAAAACATCAATCACCACAAAGGGGATCCATCaccttttgaaaaaaaatttttagGGTTGTTTGTTCTTCAAGAATGTCAATTTGGGATCATTAGTTTGATTATGTTGGgttctttttccattttttcgCGCTAAAAGGTGATAATATTCTATCTCAGATTTGTTGAGGATTGAGACATAAAGGCAATATATGGATAAATGTATGTTTGTACGTCGGATTTGGATTATTTAGCTCGGATCAGTTTGATAACTTGGCTGGATTTAGCGCAGACAAAAAGCGCGTGGAGTAGGAATCATAGATCTAAGTTTTCACTGCAAATTTTGGGATGGTGGTTTGAGCATAAACTCAGTGTTCATGTTTAATTTGAAGCGATATGGGAAGTAGAATTGTTAATCTTTATCAAGTATGTTGTTATCCTTGTTGAGTAAGCGAACTTTACGGGCCGATTTCAGGTATATATATCTCacttgtctttttttttttttttaaaattaaaagtgaTACATTCATGATCATCAAGCAAGGGTGAGTATTAATGCTACAGTTACATTATAAAACTTGGGAGTTAACTGAATTAACAGGGATGCATATGGATTCACTGTAAGGCCTCAGTACCTTGAGACATTCAAGGAGTTTGATATTATATATAAGGTAATGTGCCTATTCTAATTTTGTGAATGTTTCTTGTAGAACAAGATTCTAAACATGCTAGAAAATACGTGAATCGGGATAGGTTAGACGGATAAGATAGAGCATTGACATTGCTATAAATTGTTAAACATAAACGGTTTATGGTTTAGGGTTCAGGGTTAGCTGTTGTCTCGTTTAacctagaaaaaaaaaactcatctCAAACGTCATCAACATATTCGAATTGAGTGTAGGTTTTACTAAATTCAAATATGGATTACCTTCAGGTTAAAATATTTCGATGGTACAGATCGAAAGTTCAATCCGATAATTCAAAGAGAGTGACAAAAACGAATATGCAGATTTGTTATGAACCCCCTGAACCCCCACCAAGGGGGTGCTCCACCCTTAAATCCCTAGGTTCGTTGGTGCATGAAATAAGAATAGTCATGAACACGCGTGTACTACACATCTCCTAACGCGTATCAATCTATATTCTTATTTCCCTTTGGTCTCAAGTAAACCCCGATCATATCAAAATGAACACGATAACACACTAAAATCATCGACATTGGGTGGGATGTGCATGTGTATGTACAAATTtgtttgtattgacaatattgtTTGCTCATGTTAGTTAAGTTTGCTTTATATGTCAGAATGAGGAAGATGAAAGGGCAACAAAATGGGCAGTCTTTCTTGAGCAGTATTCCGAACTTGGTCAACCGAACTCATCTACCAAGTCTGATTCTGAAACTACAGAACATAAACCTGAAACTATCTTGGAACCGAGCGGAGATGAAAATGTTTCAAGTGACAACAAACCGACACAGGATGATCAAACCGAGAGTGCACCTGAAAACGTGGTCTCAGAGACACCAAAAACAAAGAAACCCGTGGTGCAAAATTGGGCTGAAGTCAGATCGTCTCTAAACGCCATTGAGGATGTGATGTGTCGTCGTGTTAAAAATAAGATTAAcaataaaaatgatccaaaaagcAGTCATGAAGAACATCTTCAATCTATTGAAGAGGATGAACCTGCTAGTGAGGTTTCTAAAAAGGAGTTGGTTAGTAATGAGGAATTAGATTTGTTTCCTTGGAAAGAATTGGAGTCGCTTGTTCGCGGGGGCGTGCCAAGAGACCTTAGAGGAGAGGTGCGTTTCGACACCTCATAAACTGTATTATACTTTTAGCAGAGGCGGTAATTTCAACCCGTTTACTTTTTGGGCTGTCAGCTCAATGGGTAATATTAGAAACTAAAGCTAAGAAGAAACAACTAAAATGTTTTGAAAGTTGCTAAAAGTGTATTCTTAAGGCATACAACTTTCTAAAATGCTTTAACTTATAAAAAATAGTATTGTttttgtaaaagtattattatCTCTATCTTAAAAGTAAATGTCGGTGGCTTTTACGCCCCCGGCCCTCCACTTTTCACAAAAAAGACAAGGCCGCCCCCAACATTGTGAGATGATATTTTTAACCCCTGCTCCATACATAATGATAATTCCACCCCCAACTTTGCGAAATGGCATTTTTAGCCCCTTCTCCATTTTACCAGCACCCCCTATACTTTCAACGTATGCATTATTAACTCTCTTTGCTCTTTCTTTTGCGTTTTTACCCAATGTTTCACCACATTGCAATTTTAGTCCCTTGGCTTTGCAAACGTCAACTGTTAATCCCTCAAGTTTCTAATATTCCAACTTTACCCATGTACCATATATAATATGTGTTTTTAACCTATTGTTTTCATTAATGATTTTCGTTTGCTAATTTCTTTTTTAAAGTACTAATTTGTCGTTAACCTCCTTGAGTTTCTAAACTTTCGACTTTACCCCTTTCATTCGTTTACTTGTTTTCTTTTTCAGGCATGGCAAGCCTTTGTTGGTGTGAAAGCACGTCGGGTGGAGAGTTATTACCAGGACTTATTACATGGCGGTGATGCTAGTAGTGATGGAAGCTCTGGGAGAGTTCCGGTTCCGGAAATATGTAAAAAACAGATTGAAAAGGTCATTAATATCATTTTCTTATTTACAACATGTACAACTTTTTTTATCTTCTTGTGGACTAATCTTTTTACCGAATGCAGGATTTACAACGAACATTTCCGGGTCATCCTGCATTAAACGAGGAAGGTAGAAACTCCTTGAGGCGCTTACTTTTAGCATACGCTCGGCACAACCCTGCTGTTGGCTATTGTCAGGTAACTCGCTGATTAAATATCTTAGTTTACCTCATAAAATATATTCATGTACTCTTTGACAATATATTTTTCGAAACTTTTTAAACGAAAACCATGGTATGGTATGCATGTTTGTAATTATTTTGAAGTAACCTGTGTAGGGAATGAATTTTTTTGCTGCAATGTTACTACTGATGATGCCCGAAGAAAATGCCTTTTGGTACGTATTCGCTAGCTTATTCTGTTTTACAAGATACTATAACGCCATCGAAACTATATATTTGGCATATTAATGAAAGTTATAATCTCTACACATCCTTGAAGTACAAGGGTTTATTAGTTATTAGTATAAAGTAAGTTATATGGCGGTTACATGGCGGTTACAAAGTTCAGGGGCTGTTTATGACATTTCAGAAGTTTGTAACTTCCACCCAAAAGGGTGCGAAACCCCTAGGGCTGCCTCTCTTTGATCGATGGCTTCAAGGGGCACCACCAAGAGACACATCTATTCAATTAGTGGCTGTGATTAAGAAGGAAAAGACGTATCTCTTCATATGTGATCACAACCATTCATTCAAAGGACATGTCTATTCACGAAGGGACATGTCTCTACACTCGTACCcattagtttagtataaataggccTTAGATTTTCATTTGTAAAGTTGTTCATTACATTCGATCATTCCCTTGTACAAATTCTCAGTTTATATATTCAAGTTATTCGATtgtctagagatcaaagatccaTTTTGGGGCCAACAATTAATTCAACTGAAATCATTTCAGGACTTTGGTTGGCATGATAGATGATTACTATGAAGGATACTTTACAAAAGAGATGATAGAATCACAGGCTTGTCTTTCAAATATTCTTGGATTTTCCGAATATATTTATTCTGGATTCTATAAAGAATTGCACAAACATATATTATTTGTTTCACTTGTTGAATAAGTACTCTTTTTATTCAGGTGGATCAACTTGTTTTCGAAGATTTATTGCGTGAACGATATCCTAATCTAGGTTTCTTCACCGCTAATTCTTGTTGATTTTGTTTACtaataattttataaaaatacaagttCTCATCCATGTTATTTTTGTTATATAGTCAATTATTTTGATCACTTGGGAGTACAGATGGGATGGATCTGCGGACCGTGGTTTCTTTCCATCTTTGTACATATGATTCCATGGGAAAGTGGTGAGGCTTATTCTATTTTGGTCTATAATTTACAAGGAAAAAACAGATTTGAAAAATAACTTTCGTGAGTAgagctgcaaacgaaccaaatgacttgttcgtgttcgtttttTAAGGAAATACTTGTGTTCACGAACAGTACATGAATACTTactgaacgagattttatgtttgtgaccgttcattaaggaaatgaacttgttcgtgtttgttcattattTTTAGGTACCGAAAACAAACAAACATCCATGAACACACACAAAAACAAACGagcgttcacgaacacaaacaagtATTCATGAACagaaacaaacacaaacaaacaaacaaacaaaaaaacaaacGTTAATGAACgtaacaaacacaaacgaacatatatTAAATGGATCCACCACTAacgaacatatatatatatatattaataaaaattaaaaaccccacaaacaaatgaacacaaacaaacacattatcgaaagttcacgaacataaatgaatgaacacggcctctgttcatgttcattcatttaactaaCCAAATGAAAtttcatgttcgtgttcgttcatttattaaacgaacgaacacaaacgaacttcccgcggAATGGTTCATGAACTGGTCGCTGAaagttcggttcgtttgcagccctattcAAGAGTAATTGTTCAGGAATAATGATTATGTTGTTTTACCTTCAGTTCTACGTGTTTGGGACGTGATTTTATTCGAAGGAAACCGAGCAATGCTATTGCGAACTGCATTGGCTTTAATGGAGCTCTATGGTATTGATATTCCGTTACACTTACAATTTTTATTC contains the following coding sequences:
- the LOC110891220 gene encoding TBC1 domain family member 8B translates to RDAYGFTVRPQYLETFKEFDIIYKNEEDERATKWAVFLEQYSELGQPNSSTKSDSETTEHKPETILEPSGDENVSSDNKPTQDDQTESAPENVVSETPKTKKPVVQNWAEVRSSLNAIEDVMCRRVKNKINNKNDPKSSHEEHLQSIEEDEPASEVSKKELVSNEELDLFPWKELESLVRGGVPRDLRGEAWQAFVGVKARRVESYYQDLLHGGDASSDGSSGRVPVPEICKKQIEKDLQRTFPGHPALNEEGRNSLRRLLLAYARHNPAVGYCQGMNFFAAMLLLMMPEENAFWTLVGMIDDYYEGYFTKEMIESQVDQLVFEDLLRERYPNLVNYFDHLGVQMGWICGPWFLSIFVHMIPWESVLRVWDVILFEGNRAMLLRTALALMELYGPELGNAMDAGDAIILLQSLLGSTFDSSNLVVTACISFMDVTEDTLQQLRAKHRPDVIAAVEERLKGEHLKKSSKGLANKLYSFKHEREPLTRELSIKPGGRDKRLDKDSSDLMSPLKRDEPFNTEPISAEVDSLPEIQDQVIWLKAQLCSMLEDKRSATVRAEELETALMEMAQQDNRLELSAKIERVEQDMSELHQLLADKKEQEKAMLEVLMKVEQEQKITEDARISAERDAAAQRYLVSVLEKKYEEAMTSLAQMEKRVVMAESMLEATLQYNSGQVKAQATPSMLYRNTHPESAKDNNTTKRTGILSFGLGWRDKNKGKQPNDESKTNETSDASDQD